The genome window TGAGCCGCTCCGTCTCGTCCTGTATCTCCGCGGCGATCTTCTTGAGCTCCGGCTCGAACTTGCGGCCGTGGTGGGCGCAGAACAGCAGCTCTCCACCGCTCAGCAGGACGACGCGCAGGTAGGCCTGGGCGCCGCAGCGGTCGCATCGGTCAGCGGCCGTCAGCGGGGTCGCGGGGGTCAGAACAGTAGTCACGTCGCCTCTTCTCTAGCTCGACGAGCTGTCGTACCAGGGTCAACATCCAACCAGGCCGAAAACGTTCCCGCTCGCGGCTTTAACTCGAAAAAATCTTTCCGGGCCGGCTGTCTGCTGCCGGTTGGCGGCGAATGAGCCGTAGTGCGTGTCTTCGTGTCGTACGGGTTCGCGCTGTCTGTCGGGTGGTTCTGGTGGTTGTTCTTTCGGTTGTACGGTCCTACCGGCTGGGTTGCCGTTTGTTCATGAGGACGTGCCCGGAGCCTAAATGGTTCATGCCTCGAAGGGAACGTGATATGTACTTCACCCCATCGAGGGATCGAACGTGTATGCGACTCTGGACTACTCTGAGTTTTGGACGAGGGTGGCGTTACAACGGCTCTACCAGGCCTCGGTACCCTCGGACCGGCAACAGAGCCCGGCCCCTTACCCCAAAGGGCCTCACCTGAAATTCAGCGAGGAGCGAACCGCGTGACCGCCGATACGTCCGTGCCGTCCACAGCGCTGCTGACCGGAGCAGACCGGGACGGCTCCAACTACACCGCGCGGCACCTGCTCGTCCTCGAGGGCCTCGAGGCCGTGCGGAAGCGCCCCGGCATGTACATCGGCTCGACGGACAGTCGAGGCCTGATGCACTGCCTCTGGGAGATCATCGACAACTCCGTCGACGAGGCCCTCGGGAGCTACTGCGACCACATCGAGGTGATCCTCCACGACGACGCCTCGGTCGAGGTGCGCGACAACGGCCGGGGGATCCCGGTCGACGTCGAGCCCAAGACCGGCCTGTCCGGTGTCG of Streptomyces phaeolivaceus contains these proteins:
- a CDS encoding DUF7455 domain-containing protein — encoded protein: MTTVLTPATPLTAADRCDRCGAQAYLRVVLLSGGELLFCAHHGRKFEPELKKIAAEIQDETERLTAAPATAEEDER